One region of Ornithorhynchus anatinus isolate Pmale09 chromosome X5, mOrnAna1.pri.v4, whole genome shotgun sequence genomic DNA includes:
- the GTF2H4 gene encoding general transcription factor IIH subunit 4 isoform X1 — protein MAARDPGAMESGPLRTGLHRGKLQCRNLQEFLGGLSPGILDRLYGHPATCLAVFRELPSLAKNWVMRMLFLEQPLPQAAVALWVKKEFNKAQEESTGLLSRLRLWHTQQLPGGLQGLILNPIFRQNLRVALLGGGQAWSDDTSQLGPDKHARDVPSLDKYAEERWEVILHFMVGSPSAAVSQDLAQLLSQAGLMKSSEPGDPPCITSAGFQFLLLDTPAQLWYFMLQYLQTAQTRGMDLVEILSFLFQLSFSTLGKDYSVEGMSDSLLSFLQHLREFGLVFQRKRKSRRYYPTRLAINLSSGVSGATGTAHQPGFIVVETNYRLYAYTESELQIALIALFSEMLYRFPNMVVAQVTRESVQQAIASGITAQQIIHFLRTRAHPVMLKQNPVLPPTITDQIRLWELERDRLRFSEGVLYNQFLSQVDFELLLSHARELGVLVFENPAKRLIVVTPAGHGDVKRFWKRQKNSS, from the exons ATGGCGGCGCGGGACCCGGGG GCGATGGAGAGCGGCCCCCTGCGGACGGGCCTGCACCGGGGCAAGCTGCAGTGCCGCAACCTGCAGGAATTCCTGGGGGGCCTGAGCCCCGGCATCCTGGACCGCCTCTACGGACACCCCGCCACCTGCCTCGCCGTCTTCCG GGAACTCCCGTCCCTGGCCAAGAACTGGGTCATGCGGATGTTATTCCTGgagcagcccctgccccaggccgCCGTGGCTCTGTGGGTGAAGAAAGAGTTCAACAA AGCCCAGGAGGAGAGCACTGGCCTGCTGAGCCGCCTCCGCCTCTGGCACACGCAGCAGCTCCCCGGCGGCCTCCAGGGCCTCATCCTGAACCCCATCTTCCGCCAGAACCTGCGCGTCGCCCTCCTGGGTGG GGGCCAAGCTTGGTCAGACGACACAAGCCAGCTGGGCCCAGACAAGCACGCCAGGGACGTCCCATCGCTGGACAAGTACGCCGAGGAGCGGTGGGAG GTCATCCTGCACTTCATGGTCGGATCCCCCAGTGCCGCCGTCAGCCAAGACCTGGCCCAACTCCTCAGCCAGGCTGGGCTCATGAAGAG CTCGGAGCCCGGGGACCCCCCGTGCATCACCTCCGCCGGCTTCCAGTTCCTGCTGCTGGACACCCCTGCCCAGCTCTGGTACTTCATGCTGCAGTACCTGCAGACCGCCCAG ACCCGTGGCATGGATCTGGTCGAGATTCTGTCCTTCCTCTTCCAGCTCAGCTTTTCCACCCTGGGCAAG GACTACTCGGTGGAGGGGATGAGTGACTCCCTGCTCAGCTTCCTCCAGCACCTGCGGGAGTTCGGCCTGGTCTTCCAGAGGAAG AGGAAGTCCCGCCGGTACTACCCGACCCGTCTGGCCATCAACCTGTCGTCGGGCGTGTCCGGGGCGACGGGCACTGCCCACCAGCCCGGCTTCATCGTCGTGGAGACCAACTACCGACTGTATGCCTACACCG AGTCAGAGCTGCAGATCGCCCTGATCGCCCTGTTCTCGGAGATGCTGTACCGCTTCCCCAACATGGTGGTGGCCCAGGTGACCCGAGAGAGCGTGCAGCAGGCCATCGCCAGCGGCATCACCGCCCAGCAG ATCATACACTTCCTGAGGACGCGGGCCCATCCGGTGATGCTGAAACAG AACCCCGTGCTGCCCCCCACCATCACCGACCAGATCCGGCTGTGGGAGCTGGAGAGGGACCGCCTGCGGTTCTCCGAGG gagtcctgtACAACCAGTTCCTGAGCCAGGTGGACTTTGAGCTGCTGCTGTCCCACGCCCGGGAGCTGGGCGTCCTGGTCTTCGAAAACCCTGCTAAGCGGCTTATCGTGGTCACCCCGGCCGGCCACGGCGACGTCAAGCGCTTCTGGAAGCGGCAGAAGAACAGCTCCTGA
- the GTF2H4 gene encoding general transcription factor IIH subunit 4 isoform X2, with product MESGPLRTGLHRGKLQCRNLQEFLGGLSPGILDRLYGHPATCLAVFRELPSLAKNWVMRMLFLEQPLPQAAVALWVKKEFNKAQEESTGLLSRLRLWHTQQLPGGLQGLILNPIFRQNLRVALLGGGQAWSDDTSQLGPDKHARDVPSLDKYAEERWEVILHFMVGSPSAAVSQDLAQLLSQAGLMKSSEPGDPPCITSAGFQFLLLDTPAQLWYFMLQYLQTAQTRGMDLVEILSFLFQLSFSTLGKDYSVEGMSDSLLSFLQHLREFGLVFQRKRKSRRYYPTRLAINLSSGVSGATGTAHQPGFIVVETNYRLYAYTESELQIALIALFSEMLYRFPNMVVAQVTRESVQQAIASGITAQQIIHFLRTRAHPVMLKQNPVLPPTITDQIRLWELERDRLRFSEGVLYNQFLSQVDFELLLSHARELGVLVFENPAKRLIVVTPAGHGDVKRFWKRQKNSS from the exons ATGGAGAGCGGCCCCCTGCGGACGGGCCTGCACCGGGGCAAGCTGCAGTGCCGCAACCTGCAGGAATTCCTGGGGGGCCTGAGCCCCGGCATCCTGGACCGCCTCTACGGACACCCCGCCACCTGCCTCGCCGTCTTCCG GGAACTCCCGTCCCTGGCCAAGAACTGGGTCATGCGGATGTTATTCCTGgagcagcccctgccccaggccgCCGTGGCTCTGTGGGTGAAGAAAGAGTTCAACAA AGCCCAGGAGGAGAGCACTGGCCTGCTGAGCCGCCTCCGCCTCTGGCACACGCAGCAGCTCCCCGGCGGCCTCCAGGGCCTCATCCTGAACCCCATCTTCCGCCAGAACCTGCGCGTCGCCCTCCTGGGTGG GGGCCAAGCTTGGTCAGACGACACAAGCCAGCTGGGCCCAGACAAGCACGCCAGGGACGTCCCATCGCTGGACAAGTACGCCGAGGAGCGGTGGGAG GTCATCCTGCACTTCATGGTCGGATCCCCCAGTGCCGCCGTCAGCCAAGACCTGGCCCAACTCCTCAGCCAGGCTGGGCTCATGAAGAG CTCGGAGCCCGGGGACCCCCCGTGCATCACCTCCGCCGGCTTCCAGTTCCTGCTGCTGGACACCCCTGCCCAGCTCTGGTACTTCATGCTGCAGTACCTGCAGACCGCCCAG ACCCGTGGCATGGATCTGGTCGAGATTCTGTCCTTCCTCTTCCAGCTCAGCTTTTCCACCCTGGGCAAG GACTACTCGGTGGAGGGGATGAGTGACTCCCTGCTCAGCTTCCTCCAGCACCTGCGGGAGTTCGGCCTGGTCTTCCAGAGGAAG AGGAAGTCCCGCCGGTACTACCCGACCCGTCTGGCCATCAACCTGTCGTCGGGCGTGTCCGGGGCGACGGGCACTGCCCACCAGCCCGGCTTCATCGTCGTGGAGACCAACTACCGACTGTATGCCTACACCG AGTCAGAGCTGCAGATCGCCCTGATCGCCCTGTTCTCGGAGATGCTGTACCGCTTCCCCAACATGGTGGTGGCCCAGGTGACCCGAGAGAGCGTGCAGCAGGCCATCGCCAGCGGCATCACCGCCCAGCAG ATCATACACTTCCTGAGGACGCGGGCCCATCCGGTGATGCTGAAACAG AACCCCGTGCTGCCCCCCACCATCACCGACCAGATCCGGCTGTGGGAGCTGGAGAGGGACCGCCTGCGGTTCTCCGAGG gagtcctgtACAACCAGTTCCTGAGCCAGGTGGACTTTGAGCTGCTGCTGTCCCACGCCCGGGAGCTGGGCGTCCTGGTCTTCGAAAACCCTGCTAAGCGGCTTATCGTGGTCACCCCGGCCGGCCACGGCGACGTCAAGCGCTTCTGGAAGCGGCAGAAGAACAGCTCCTGA
- the GTF2H4 gene encoding general transcription factor IIH subunit 4 isoform X3, which produces MAARDPGAMESGPLRTGLHRGKLQCRNLQEFLGGLSPGILDRLYGHPATCLAVFRELPSLAKNWVMRMLFLEQPLPQAAVALWVKKEFNKAQEESTGLLSRLRLWHTQQLPGGLQGLILNPIFRQNLRVALLGGGQAWSDDTSQLGPDKHARDVPSLDKYAEERWEVILHFMVGSPSAAVSQDLAQLLSQAGLMKSSEPGDPPCITSAGFQFLLLDTPAQLWYFMLQYLQTAQTRGMDLVEILSFLFQLSFSTLGKDYSVEGMSDSLLSFLQHLREFGLVFQRKRKSRRYYPTRLAINLSSGVSGATGTAHQPGFIVVETNYRLYAYTDHTLPEDAGPSGDAETEPRAAPHHHRPDPAVGAGEGPPAVLRGSPVQPVPEPGGL; this is translated from the exons ATGGCGGCGCGGGACCCGGGG GCGATGGAGAGCGGCCCCCTGCGGACGGGCCTGCACCGGGGCAAGCTGCAGTGCCGCAACCTGCAGGAATTCCTGGGGGGCCTGAGCCCCGGCATCCTGGACCGCCTCTACGGACACCCCGCCACCTGCCTCGCCGTCTTCCG GGAACTCCCGTCCCTGGCCAAGAACTGGGTCATGCGGATGTTATTCCTGgagcagcccctgccccaggccgCCGTGGCTCTGTGGGTGAAGAAAGAGTTCAACAA AGCCCAGGAGGAGAGCACTGGCCTGCTGAGCCGCCTCCGCCTCTGGCACACGCAGCAGCTCCCCGGCGGCCTCCAGGGCCTCATCCTGAACCCCATCTTCCGCCAGAACCTGCGCGTCGCCCTCCTGGGTGG GGGCCAAGCTTGGTCAGACGACACAAGCCAGCTGGGCCCAGACAAGCACGCCAGGGACGTCCCATCGCTGGACAAGTACGCCGAGGAGCGGTGGGAG GTCATCCTGCACTTCATGGTCGGATCCCCCAGTGCCGCCGTCAGCCAAGACCTGGCCCAACTCCTCAGCCAGGCTGGGCTCATGAAGAG CTCGGAGCCCGGGGACCCCCCGTGCATCACCTCCGCCGGCTTCCAGTTCCTGCTGCTGGACACCCCTGCCCAGCTCTGGTACTTCATGCTGCAGTACCTGCAGACCGCCCAG ACCCGTGGCATGGATCTGGTCGAGATTCTGTCCTTCCTCTTCCAGCTCAGCTTTTCCACCCTGGGCAAG GACTACTCGGTGGAGGGGATGAGTGACTCCCTGCTCAGCTTCCTCCAGCACCTGCGGGAGTTCGGCCTGGTCTTCCAGAGGAAG AGGAAGTCCCGCCGGTACTACCCGACCCGTCTGGCCATCAACCTGTCGTCGGGCGTGTCCGGGGCGACGGGCACTGCCCACCAGCCCGGCTTCATCGTCGTGGAGACCAACTACCGACTGTATGCCTACACCG ATCATACACTTCCTGAGGACGCGGGCCCATCCGGTGATGCTGAAACAG AACCCCGTGCTGCCCCCCACCATCACCGACCAGATCCGGCTGTGGGAGCTGGAGAGGGACCGCCTGCGGTTCTCCGAGG gagtcctgtACAACCAGTTCCTGAGCCAGGTGGACTTTGA